The sequence TCGGGCTTGACCCGAGGGCTCTATACTTGCCGACCGCTCCGCGAGTGCAGGGCCCTCGGGTCAAGCCCGAGGGTGACGATTGAGCTTTGGGGCTACGTCCTGGCCGTCACCGGCCGGGTCGCTAACGAATCAAGCCGCGAAGTAATCCTGCAGCGGGCGAACCACCAGGCTTCCCTTCTGCAGCGCCACGATCCCTTCCACCGCTGCCAGCGCGCCGTCGATGGTGGTGTAATAGGGAATCTTGGCCAGCAGCGCCGTGCGGCGGATGTCGCGCGAGTCGCTGATCGACTTCATGCCGTCGGTGGTGTTGATCACCAGCTGCACGCCGCCATTCTTCATCGAATCCACGATATGCGGACGGCCCTCGAGCACCTTGTTGATCTTGGTGGCCGGCACGCCGTTTTCGCTGAGATACTTCTGGGTCCCGCCGGTGGCGAGAATTTCAAAGCCGGCCTCGACCAGATGCCGCGCCATGTCGACGATATACTGCTTGTCGGCATCGCGCACCGAGACGAAGGCCTTGCCCGCCGTCGGCACCTTCTGGCCGGCGCCCATCTGCGACTTGGCGAAGGCCATGGCGAAATCGGTGTCGAGGCCGATGACCTCGCCGGTCGACTTCATCTCCGGGCCAAGCACCGTGTCAACGCCGGGGAAGCGGTTGAACGGGAACACGGCTTCCTTGACGGCGATATGCTTGAAGGTCTTTTCGACGAGACCAAAGCTGGCGAGGCTCTCGCCGGCCATGATGCGCGAGGCGATCTTGGCGATCGGCTGGCCGATCACCTTGGCGACGAAGGGCACCGTGCGCGAGGCACGCGGATTGACCTCGAGCAGGTAGATCACGCCGTCCTTGAGCGCATACTGCACATTCATCAGCCCGCCGACCTTGAGCGCGAAGGCGAGTTCGGCCGTCTGGCGCTTGAGCTCGGCGAGGATTTCCGGGCTCAGATTGCGTGGCGGCAGCGAGCAGGCGCTGTCACCCGAATGGATGCCGGCCTCCTCGATATGCTCCATGATACCGGCGACGAACACGTCCTTGCCGTCGCAGAGCGCATCGACGTCGATTTCGGTGGCGCCCGACAGATACGCATCGAACAGCAGCGGATTGTCCGACAGCACCGAATTGATCTGGCCGGTCTTGTCGTTGGGGTAGCGCTGCAGGATATCGGGCGGCACCAGGCCCGTCAGCGTGTCCTGCACATAGCGCTCGAATTCGTTGGCCGAATGGACGATGGCCATGGCGCGGCCGCCCAGCACGTAGCTGGGGCGGATCACCAGCGGGTAACCCAGGCGCTCGGCGACGAGGCGGGCCTGCTCCAGCGAATAGGCGATGCCGTTCTTGGGCTGGGTGAGTTCGAGCTTGTTGAGGAGCTTGGAGAACAAATCCCGGTCTTCGGCCAGGTCGATGGCATCGGGCTGCGTGCCCAGGATCGGCACGCCGGCCTTCTGCACGGCTTCGGCCAGGTTCAGCGGCGTTTGTCCGCCGAACTGCACGATGACGCCGTGCAGCGTGCCGTTCTGCTTCTCGGTCAAGAGGATTTCGATGACGTCTTCCTCGGTCAGCGGCTCGAAATAGAGGCGATCCGATGTGTCGTAGTCGGTCGACACGGTTTCCGGGTTGCAGTTGACCATGATGGTCTCGTAGCCGGCGTCGGCCAGGGCGAAGGCGGCATGGCAGCAGCAATAGTCGAACTCGATGCCCTGGCCGATGCGGTTCGGCCCGCCACCCAGGATCACCACCTTCTTGCGATCGGACGGACGCGCTTCGTCGTCCACCTTGCCGGCAAACGGGGTCTCGTAGGTCGAATACATATAGGCGGTCGGCGAGGCGAATTCGGCAGCCGAGGTGTCGATGCGCTTATAGGCGGGGCGAACCTCCAGCGAATGGCGCAGCTTGCGCACATCCGAGGGCTTCACATTGGCCAGCTGGGCCAGCCGCGCGTCGGAGAAGCCCATGGCCTTGAGCGCGCGCAGGTTCTGCGCATCCTGGGGCAGGCCGAACTGCTTGACCTTGTTCTCCGTGTCGACGATCCCCTGCATCTGCTCGAGGAACCACGGGTCGATCTTGCAGGCCTCGAAAATGTCCTCGAGGCTCAGCCCCAGTCGCATCGCTTCGGCCACGTGCAGCAGGCGCTGCGGGGTGGGCGTACCCAAGGCGGCCTTGATGGCGTTCTTGTCTTCGCCTTCGCCGATGCCGGGAATGCCGATCTCATTGAGGCCGGTGAGGCCGGTTTCCAGCGAGCGCAAAGCCTTCTGCAGCGATTCCTGGAAGGTGCGGCCGATGGCCATGGCCTCGCCCACCGACTTCATCGAGGTGGTGAGGCGCGGGTCGGAGCCGGGGAACTTCTCGAAGGCGAAGCGCGGGATCTTGGTCACCACGTAGTCGATGGTCGGCTCGAACGAGGCGGGCGTCATGCCGCCGGTAATGTCGTTGTCGAGTTCATCGAGCGTGTAGCCGACCGCCAGCCGCGCCGCGACCTTGGCGATGGGGAAGCCGGTGGCCTTGGACGCCAGCGCCGACGAGCGCGACACGCGCGGGTTCATCTCGATCACCACCATGCGCCCGTCGGCCGGATTGATGCCGAACTGCACGTTGGAGCCGCCGGTCTCGACGCCGATCTCGCGCAGCACCGCCAGCGAGGCGTCGCGCATGATCTGGTATTCCTTGTCGGTCAGCGTCAGCGCCGGGGCGACGGTGATGGAGTCGCCGGTATGGACGCCCATCGGGTCGATATTTTCGATCGAGCAGACGATGATGCAGTTGTCCTTCTTGTCGCGTACAACTTCCATTTCATACTCTTTCCAGCCGAGCACGCTTTCCTCGACCAGCACCTCATTGGTCGGCGAGGCGTCGATGCCGCTCTCGCAGATATTGAGGTATTCCTCGCGGTTATAGGCAATGCCGCCGCCGGTGCCGCCCAGCGTGAAGCTGGGGCGGATGATGCAGGGGAGGCCGATTACTTCGAGCGCCTGCAGCGCCTCGATGGTGTTATGCGCCAGCATCGAGCGCGGGGTTTCGAGCCCGATCTTTTTCATGGCGTCGCGGAACAGTTCGCGATCTTCCGCCTTGTCGATGGCCTCGGCCGTAGCGCCGATCATTTC comes from Devosia oryziradicis and encodes:
- the carB gene encoding carbamoyl-phosphate synthase large subunit, with translation MPKRTDIKSILIIGAGPIIIGQACEFDYSGTQACKALKEEGYRIILVNSNPATIMTDPDLADATYMEPITPEVVAKIIEKERPDALLPTMGGQTALNCALSLRKMGVLDKFGVEMIGATAEAIDKAEDRELFRDAMKKIGLETPRSMLAHNTIEALQALEVIGLPCIIRPSFTLGGTGGGIAYNREEYLNICESGIDASPTNEVLVEESVLGWKEYEMEVVRDKKDNCIIVCSIENIDPMGVHTGDSITVAPALTLTDKEYQIMRDASLAVLREIGVETGGSNVQFGINPADGRMVVIEMNPRVSRSSALASKATGFPIAKVAARLAVGYTLDELDNDITGGMTPASFEPTIDYVVTKIPRFAFEKFPGSDPRLTTSMKSVGEAMAIGRTFQESLQKALRSLETGLTGLNEIGIPGIGEGEDKNAIKAALGTPTPQRLLHVAEAMRLGLSLEDIFEACKIDPWFLEQMQGIVDTENKVKQFGLPQDAQNLRALKAMGFSDARLAQLANVKPSDVRKLRHSLEVRPAYKRIDTSAAEFASPTAYMYSTYETPFAGKVDDEARPSDRKKVVILGGGPNRIGQGIEFDYCCCHAAFALADAGYETIMVNCNPETVSTDYDTSDRLYFEPLTEEDVIEILLTEKQNGTLHGVIVQFGGQTPLNLAEAVQKAGVPILGTQPDAIDLAEDRDLFSKLLNKLELTQPKNGIAYSLEQARLVAERLGYPLVIRPSYVLGGRAMAIVHSANEFERYVQDTLTGLVPPDILQRYPNDKTGQINSVLSDNPLLFDAYLSGATEIDVDALCDGKDVFVAGIMEHIEEAGIHSGDSACSLPPRNLSPEILAELKRQTAELAFALKVGGLMNVQYALKDGVIYLLEVNPRASRTVPFVAKVIGQPIAKIASRIMAGESLASFGLVEKTFKHIAVKEAVFPFNRFPGVDTVLGPEMKSTGEVIGLDTDFAMAFAKSQMGAGQKVPTAGKAFVSVRDADKQYIVDMARHLVEAGFEILATGGTQKYLSENGVPATKINKVLEGRPHIVDSMKNGGVQLVINTTDGMKSISDSRDIRRTALLAKIPYYTTIDGALAAVEGIVALQKGSLVVRPLQDYFAA